CACATCTCTGAAACCTGTTGAAAGCCGAAGACATTAAACAGCTAACTTAGTACAAAATAACTAGCACATAAATTGCCACCGAAAGTGACAGAATTTTCTTTATAGCAAAAGTACAATAGTTTATTACACATAGCAAATGAAATACGTATTTTAGTACCTACCCCCTCCTTCTTCCACTTGACACTTTTAcagaattttatttatttactttttgatATAAAAAGGAAAGCTACAACAAAGATAGAAGAATAACCTACCCAGATAAGCAAGGGTAGCTTTGAGTAATTGATACAGTTCAAAATAGTGTAGTGTTGTaagatattttctttttaatatgaAAGATTGGCATTAAAAAGACTAACTACAAAGCTCACTCTCttgaattattttcaagttccCAATTAAACACAAACATACTTTTGTGAATCTTTATAGTAACTTCTTATACAAATTCAACCAATGTCATCATTCATATAAAGTATGTTGTTTTTTCCATCTACACAAACAAACAGTTTGCTCAATAGTAGAGAATTGTTAGTAAGGACAAATCTTTCCACATATTCTCTGAACCTTCGAGCGATCTTATCtatattttatttcttaattatGTTTTTCTTCCAattatgaaatgagataatactTAAAGTTGATATAGAGTAAGGAAAATGTTGAAAAAAAATCCAACCCAAATTTGACCACCACTTATGGTTTCAATATGAAAATCATAAAGGCAGTCCTACATTTTGGGTTATCATTACCTTTAAATCCTAAATCATCACCAAGTTATACCAAATCGAGTACCCCTTATTACCATTTCTACAATTTACAGCGGACAACTTAGACAACGAGCACCTAATAATGAAGGAGCTTCCCTTTCATGTAAGAGCGTATTTGCTAAAACAATCTCCGGTAACATTTTGTTTTTGTTCTTAATGTGTTCATTGTTCATTGAATTTCAccaaataagataagatattaaGATATATTCTCCAAAATAGTAAACCTATTCTAGAAACAACCGAATTGGTAAAAATATTCTTGCGCCTGCCTTCAGCCTTTCCTCGTGAATTTAAAAAGAATGACCATTTCCACCTTTTGAATTCCAGATTCCTTCTTAATTCGAAAAAGGATAGAAACACTAACTACGCATTTATGTTATTACCTTTgttgaatttatttttgtttctccTTTGCTATAATCATTTAAAGCGATTCTCCCTTCCTAATCTTGAATATCACTAATAAATTTCAACATTTCCGTTCTTACATTTGCACACAATTAAGAGAGGGTGCAAGGGCGGAGATCTCAGAGCGCGTAAGAGCGGAGTCTCCAAAGTTGTTCTCTTTGCTATTTAAGAGATTGAAATAGCTACCGGTGGGCGCAGCTAATCCCAGGTACTCTCCATACCTTCTAGTAAATTTTCCAGCTAATCCCAGGTTTTCCCTATTTTGTTTGCTTAAAAATTTCTCGACTTGGTGAGGCCTTTACATACTCCTTTCCATTGTTTTCTTTTCAGAATTTTCTGATTAAATTAAGGTGtgaaattacttttaaaaatgttattttagatTAAGATGGTTATACTTATAGGTGTGTATTTTCTAGAGCGAAGATTAACTATACactttattgttattatatatcaaaGTGCCTTCATTTTAATCTGTATACAATCAACAGAACAGCAGAGACTCCAGATCTAGATTGTAAATCTTTCAAGGTAGTATTCACCATACTTttgagcattttttttttctctaatgttgtttttgttgattATGTAATAATATATGTTCCTGAAATGATTAAAATATACTGCTTAAGGTTCAAAcccatttttttcttattttcccCAAATCTTGAATCTCCAATCTTTAAATTATTGTCATTATATTTGATGATTGTTGTTATAGTTGATTTGTTCAGCTCTTGTTACACTCTTGGatcatcatgattatatttccaTGGCcctattttctctagtcatttgTACATGAGCAGTAAAGCACATGTATATAAGCctaaaagatttaactgttttaTGTAAGAGATTGCTCTCTGACCATCAGCAAGAACAACAAACAAAATTCATAATTTCACAGATTTTACAGATTTtgtattcttatttattttgtttcatgttttactCATTACAGATTTAATTAATCAGTAGGCCTATACATATATTGGTTTATGTCTTGTGTTTATTGTATTAGGCTATATCACATATCAATGTGAGGTTTTATTTTGATTGTGCATATTTTCTACCAGAAAGatataaacaaacaaaatttaaaagagacTTTAGGACTAAACCAAACCAAtcaattttgagattttttaaagtttatttttgttGATCTAGTTTTACAGTGACATAGGTTCAAAATGGGAAGAACAAGATTGCCCGACAAAGCTTGGAACTACTGCACAATGGTTGACGGGAAAAGCTGTCATGTCTGTTGCATTTTCTGTGGACACACCATGTGGGGAGGTGTAAGTCGTCTCAAGGAGCATCTTGCACAGAAGCGAGGAGATGTGGCAGAATGCAAAAGATGTCCAGCAAACGTGACAATGGAGATGCAGGAGCATCTAATACAGGTATCACTTGAAAAAGAGAACAAACAGAAGCGGAAGAGAGAAATGTTGGAGGACATGAGAAAGAAGAAAGGGCAATGTCACTCTTCACcacaaccaccaccaccaccaccacctcctcaAGGAGAGGTTGTGGAGGAGATGGATGAGAAGGAAAAAGCTTTACTCGACGAAGCTATAAAAGAGAGCCTCCAAACACACAAAATGGAAGAAATGAAAGAAAGAAATGAGGAAGCTGACTTAGCAAGGGCTTGCCTTGAGAGTGTCCAGCTATATGAGCAGGAACTGCTGATGCGTCAAAACGGTTCGAGCTCCCGTTATGACTATGATGAGACAGACTTCGACATCGACATGAACTTTTAAATTGAGATACTCTAAGTTATCATAgtttaatttgatcaatttctGCTAATAATTGAGTACTCTTATCATATGAACTTAGTTACCTTTTAATCTTTACATTCTTCTATCTTTTATGTTTCAGAACaacttattttctaataaaagttCAATTTCTTTAAGCATAGGGTGGAAAAAATACATGTTTCAAGCATTCTATCACACTTATCATATCAAATCCAACATTCTTTCTTTATCAAATCCAAATCAATCCTATAAAATTCAAGACAAgctctttttattttaaacaaaaattaaaatcctAACCTGATTGTATCTGATCCTCTACATTATGCAGTAAATGGGTACTGTTGATTTTGGCTGCAACATTGAAAAATCCAACAGACAGAGTGAGAAGACATTAATAAGGCATCCAATATGAAAACAAAGACATAGCAAAAGATTTAAACTAAACTGCTCATCACTGAATTATTAAACagattttttctaactttagTTTCTTGAACACAACATTGTATCActaaaattaatcaaatttcacaCAACACAAAAAAGTACATTCTTACATTAACAA
This Cannabis sativa cultivar Pink pepper isolate KNU-18-1 chromosome 6, ASM2916894v1, whole genome shotgun sequence DNA region includes the following protein-coding sequences:
- the LOC133038720 gene encoding uncharacterized protein LOC133038720, producing MGRTRLPDKAWNYCTMVDGKSCHVCCIFCGHTMWGGVSRLKEHLAQKRGDVAECKRCPANVTMEMQEHLIQVSLEKENKQKRKREMLEDMRKKKGQCHSSPQPPPPPPPPQGEVVEEMDEKEKALLDEAIKESLQTHKMEEMKERNEEADLARACLESVQLYEQELLMRQNGSSSRYDYDETDFDIDMNF